The Echinicola rosea genome has a segment encoding these proteins:
- the cysQ gene encoding 3'(2'),5'-bisphosphate nucleotidase CysQ has protein sequence MQIDLKELTRSAVTAARAAGDEIMKVYRSADFGVEYKRDDSPLTKADKAGHDAIMKYLEETGIPVLSEEGKDIPYETRKDWDCFWMVDPLDGTKEFIKKSDEFTVNIALIQQGRPVIGVVYAPVAEWMYWGNGEEGAWKQEGRREPVKLGFPEGDGIKTIVVSLSHQSPETKAFMEQYPGAETISMGSSLKFMLLAENKAQVYPRFAPTMEWDTAAAHGVLEALGGQVLQADNSRPLEYNKEDLLNPSFIASTVSLIAE, from the coding sequence ATGCAAATCGACTTAAAGGAACTGACAAGGTCAGCGGTGACTGCAGCCCGGGCAGCAGGGGATGAAATCATGAAGGTATATCGTTCCGCTGATTTTGGCGTGGAATACAAAAGGGACGATTCGCCCCTGACCAAAGCAGACAAAGCAGGCCATGACGCCATCATGAAATACCTCGAGGAAACGGGGATACCGGTGCTGTCGGAGGAAGGAAAGGACATTCCTTATGAAACCCGTAAGGATTGGGACTGTTTTTGGATGGTCGATCCCTTGGACGGTACCAAGGAGTTCATCAAGAAAAGTGATGAGTTTACGGTAAACATCGCGTTGATCCAGCAAGGCCGTCCCGTGATTGGGGTGGTGTATGCCCCTGTGGCGGAGTGGATGTATTGGGGGAATGGAGAAGAAGGTGCCTGGAAGCAGGAGGGGAGGCGTGAACCCGTGAAATTGGGGTTTCCGGAAGGGGATGGAATAAAAACAATAGTGGTGAGCCTGTCCCATCAAAGCCCGGAAACGAAAGCCTTTATGGAGCAGTATCCGGGTGCTGAAACCATTAGCATGGGGAGCTCATTGAAGTTTATGCTCCTGGCCGAAAACAAGGCCCAGGTCTATCCACGTTTCGCGCCCACCATGGAGTGGGATACCGCGGCAGCACATGGCGTGTTGGAGGCCTTGGGTGGGCAGGTGTTGCAAGCTGATAATAGCCGACCACTGGAATATAACAAGGAGGATTTACTGAACCCTTCTTTTATTGCAAGTACTGTTTCATTGATAGCCGAATGA
- a CDS encoding mannose-1-phosphate guanylyltransferase, translating to MQIINVVLSGGVGSRLWPLSRKSCPKQYLPIFEERTLFQKTVERNQGLCDELMIVGNQANYELSRKDIKGLGITEYFEVIEACPRNTAAAIAFAAFRSGPDDILFVTPSDHLITTGDEYTKSVERAIELAKEDYIVTFGLKPTRPETGFGYIEADEESVKGFREKPDLDTAKQFLDKGNFLWNSGMFCFKSQVFLSELERYEPEVFKRSQEAMAAASDGFLDQEMSMEIPSISVDYAVMERTQKIKVVPSSFGWSDMGSFESVFEYMEQHGYKADAQGNMIIGSKVHTEFVGLENTILVQTKDAVLVLKKERAQEVKKVFEKLEKDKPELVD from the coding sequence ATGCAAATAATAAATGTAGTATTGTCCGGAGGGGTAGGAAGCAGGCTATGGCCCCTTTCCCGTAAGAGCTGCCCGAAACAGTACCTGCCCATTTTTGAGGAAAGGACCTTGTTCCAGAAGACCGTGGAGCGGAACCAAGGCCTTTGTGACGAGCTGATGATCGTGGGCAACCAGGCCAATTATGAGCTGTCCCGAAAAGACATCAAGGGGCTTGGCATTACCGAATATTTCGAAGTGATCGAGGCCTGTCCACGCAATACGGCAGCGGCCATTGCATTTGCGGCGTTTCGTTCCGGACCGGATGATATTCTTTTTGTGACGCCCTCAGACCACTTGATTACCACAGGAGATGAGTATACCAAAAGTGTTGAGAGGGCCATTGAATTGGCCAAGGAGGATTATATCGTGACCTTTGGCCTCAAACCTACCCGTCCGGAAACCGGGTTTGGCTACATCGAGGCCGATGAAGAGTCGGTAAAGGGCTTCCGGGAAAAACCGGATTTGGACACCGCTAAGCAGTTTTTGGATAAAGGGAATTTTCTATGGAATTCGGGCATGTTCTGTTTCAAGTCCCAGGTGTTCCTTTCCGAGTTGGAACGCTACGAACCAGAGGTTTTCAAGCGGTCACAGGAAGCCATGGCCGCCGCCAGTGATGGCTTTTTGGACCAGGAGATGTCCATGGAGATCCCTTCCATTTCGGTGGATTATGCGGTAATGGAGCGCACGCAAAAAATAAAGGTGGTGCCGTCTTCATTTGGCTGGTCGGACATGGGCTCTTTTGAGTCCGTTTTTGAATATATGGAGCAGCATGGCTACAAGGCCGATGCCCAAGGCAATATGATCATCGGCAGCAAGGTCCACACAGAATTCGTGGGGCTGGAAAACACCATTTTGGTACAGACCAAAGATGCGGTACTTGTACTGAAAAAGGAGCGTGCCCAGGAGGTAAAAAAGGTGTTCGAAAAGCTCGAGAAGGACAAACCTGAACTGGTGGATTAG
- a CDS encoding nucleotide sugar dehydrogenase has translation MKTLLFPLEASNIAVIGLGYVGLPLAVEFAKKFPVMGYDISTSRVEELANGVDHTLEVEDGLLQSVLVGSKEEFTTKSAGFYPTSSQKDITGCNVYIVTVPTPTDKHNRPVLTPMLKASKTIGKVLKKGDVVIYESTVYPGVTEEECVPVLEKGSGLVFNKDFFVGYSPERINPGDKEHTVAKILKVTSGSNPEAADFIDALYRSVITAGTFKASSIKVAEAAKVIENSQRDINIAFVNELSKIFNLLNIDTQEVLEAAGTKWNFLPFRPGLVGGHCIGVDPFYLAQKAQEVGYHPEIILAGRRLNDSMGKHVATEVIKHMMRKDLKVMESKVLILGFTFKEDCPDVRNTRVIDIYRELENFDIHVDVYDPWANASEVAHEYGIQVLDRDRQPDLSSYSAIILAVAHQEFKSWTIQKSDKQVVYDVKGMLDKSLVDARL, from the coding sequence ATGAAGACACTACTTTTTCCCCTTGAAGCATCAAATATTGCCGTGATCGGACTGGGCTATGTAGGCCTCCCTTTGGCAGTGGAATTTGCCAAGAAATTTCCCGTGATGGGATACGATATTTCCACTTCGCGCGTGGAGGAGCTGGCCAATGGCGTGGACCATACCCTTGAGGTGGAGGACGGCCTTTTGCAATCGGTACTGGTCGGCTCAAAAGAAGAGTTTACTACAAAATCAGCGGGGTTTTACCCCACCAGCTCCCAAAAGGATATCACCGGGTGTAACGTCTATATCGTGACGGTGCCCACACCGACCGATAAGCACAACAGGCCCGTATTGACGCCCATGCTCAAAGCCTCCAAGACGATCGGCAAAGTGCTCAAAAAAGGGGATGTGGTGATCTACGAATCCACGGTATATCCCGGGGTCACCGAAGAGGAATGTGTGCCGGTACTGGAAAAGGGATCAGGGCTGGTATTCAACAAGGACTTCTTTGTGGGCTATTCCCCCGAGCGGATCAATCCCGGGGACAAGGAGCATACGGTGGCCAAGATTTTGAAAGTGACCTCCGGGAGCAATCCGGAGGCTGCAGATTTTATTGATGCCCTGTACAGGTCGGTCATCACCGCAGGAACGTTCAAGGCTTCTTCCATCAAGGTTGCCGAAGCGGCCAAGGTCATCGAGAATTCCCAGCGGGACATCAATATTGCCTTTGTCAATGAGCTGTCCAAGATTTTTAATTTGTTGAATATAGATACACAAGAAGTGCTGGAAGCAGCCGGTACCAAATGGAATTTCCTACCGTTCCGCCCAGGCTTGGTCGGTGGACACTGCATCGGAGTGGATCCGTTTTATCTGGCCCAAAAGGCACAGGAAGTGGGTTATCACCCAGAGATCATATTGGCAGGAAGGCGCCTGAACGACTCTATGGGCAAGCATGTGGCCACCGAGGTGATCAAGCACATGATGCGCAAGGACCTCAAGGTGATGGAGTCCAAGGTGCTTATCCTGGGCTTTACCTTCAAAGAGGATTGTCCGGATGTGCGCAATACACGCGTAATCGATATTTACCGGGAACTGGAGAACTTTGATATCCATGTGGACGTGTACGACCCCTGGGCAAACGCCTCAGAAGTGGCCCACGAGTATGGCATCCAGGTACTGGACCGCGATAGGCAGCCCGACCTTTCCAGCTATTCGGCCATCATCCTGGCCGTCGCCCATCAGGAATTCAAGTCCTGGACCATCCAAAAGTCCGACAAACAGGTGGTTTACGATGTCAAGGGCATGCTGGACAAAAGCCTGGTGGATGCGCGGTTGTGA